A genomic window from Triticum urartu cultivar G1812 chromosome 7, Tu2.1, whole genome shotgun sequence includes:
- the LOC125524047 gene encoding receptor-like protein kinase 7 — protein sequence MSFQSWNHPAAVQHIVRNEQAIVDNLTEDNATRVLASRRTAEGEQLYLVYDQGSAGTSPPNKLLVKKFHNANPALQVDGNVMYRCNSEMFLLANISHKNIIKVVDHIQREDAIMLIYEYPVHGSLRSWLHQPMDAGRHLSWPDRRGIAIGVARGLRQLHHRCNKLFVHHNINSENILLDQNFKAVIASFGAAQVNMAGLGQPLPITDLRPGNFGYAAPEYGLGKNQLTEKVDIYSFGVLMLELVTGRMTNEATTDGHLANWAQNNFRTLMANQQEAFQNVVDRSIPDQARYREEMATVFMLGVDCTTVDPKERPSMRMALKRLRRCRWRAPFRGLLTGFLM from the exons ATGAGTTTTCAGTCCTGGAACCATCCTGCGGCGGTGCAGCATATTGTGCGCAATGAACAAGCCATAGTCGACAACCTTACTGAAGATAACGCGACAAGGGTGTTGGCTAGCAGAAGGACAGCAGAGGGCGAACAGTTGTACTTAGTCTATGATCAGGGTAGTGCTGGGACTAGTCCCCCAAATAAGCTGCTCGTCAAGAAGTTCCACAATGCGAACCCAGCGCTACAAGTAGACGGCAATGTCATGTACCGCTGCAACTCGGAGATGTTCCTGTTAGCCAACATTTCTCACAAAAACATCATCAAAGTTGTAGACCATATCCAGAGGGAAGACGCAATCATGCTCATTTATGAGTATCCGGTTCATGGAAGCCTTCGATCCTGGCTGCACCAACCCATGGATGCCGGTCGGCACCTGAGCTGGCCGGACAGGAGGGGCATCGCCATTGGTGTGGCCAGAGGGCTCCGCCAGTTACACCACAGATGCAACAAACTGTTTGTCCACCACAACATCAACTCTGAAAACATCTTGCTTGATCAGAATTTCAAGGCCGTGATAGCCAGCTTTGGCGCTGCACAGGTTAACATGGCGGGGCTCGGCCAACCCTTGCCAATCACGGACCTGCGTCCTGGTAACTTTGGGTACGCAGCTCCAG AATATGGGTTGGGGAAAAACCAGCTGACGGAGAAGGTAGACATTTACAGCTTTGGAGTGCTGATGCTGGAGCTTGTCACAGGGCGGATGACCAATGAAGCTACAACAGATGGTCATTTGGCGAATTGGGCACAGAACAACTTCCGTACACTGATGGCGAACCAACAGGAAGCATTCCAGAATGTTGTGGACAGGAGCATACCAGATCAAGCACGGTACAGGGAGGAGATGGCAACTGTGTTCATGCTGGGCGTGGATTGCACTACTGTGGATCCGAAGGAAAGGCCATCCATGCGGATGGCTCTCAAACGACTCCGCCGCTGCCGTTGGCGTGCCCCATTCCGTGGCCTCCTCACCGGCTTTCTGATGTGA